The proteins below come from a single Fodinicola acaciae genomic window:
- a CDS encoding ABC transporter permease subunit (The N-terminal region of this protein, as described by TIGR01726, is a three transmembrane segment that identifies a subfamily of ABC transporter permease subunits, which specificities that include histidine, arginine, glutamine, glutamate, L-cystine (sic), the opines (in Agrobacterium) octopine and nopaline, etc.), with amino-acid sequence MPRSRAGRAVALLLVACAAMSACTSAGPSDRLNTIKPGVLAIGDDLTYPPYGFLSGNTPSGFDPQLGRLLAAKAGLRPEFTDTRFEQLIAGVKARKFDVIMSALYITAERAQQVDYLPYFTTGNSLVSLAGSAFHPSTVDQLCGRRVSAIKGGKIVEELRGPSSAACRSAGRQPIDVREFASDPEGSQALVAGQVDTQVTDAAVAKDAVDHSSGRLAITSTELIAPAVVGIAVAKGNTALLRALSKALDGLRKSGAYDKLLARYNLKPVDEKLVRQVLGSSRASSGSTGFDWRYTVGLFANRDLWQAALLVVVLAVLSWLLATAFGMVVALMRRSSIAPLRWVSGAYVWFFRSLPLLVLLIFVYNAPQVVPGLQPLLGSPFVVGVVALVLSETAIWRKSTAAA; translated from the coding sequence ATGCCACGAAGCCGCGCCGGTCGTGCGGTCGCGCTGCTGCTCGTCGCCTGTGCCGCCATGTCCGCGTGCACGTCGGCGGGGCCGTCGGACCGGTTGAACACCATCAAACCCGGCGTTCTGGCCATCGGCGACGATCTGACCTATCCGCCGTACGGTTTTCTGAGCGGCAACACGCCATCCGGTTTCGATCCACAGCTCGGCCGGCTGCTCGCCGCGAAAGCCGGACTGCGGCCGGAATTCACCGACACGCGGTTCGAGCAGCTCATCGCGGGCGTCAAGGCGCGCAAGTTCGACGTGATCATGTCCGCGCTCTACATCACCGCCGAGCGTGCGCAACAGGTCGACTATCTGCCGTATTTCACCACCGGCAACTCGCTCGTGTCGCTGGCCGGCAGCGCGTTCCATCCGTCCACTGTGGATCAGCTGTGCGGCCGGCGGGTTTCGGCCATCAAAGGCGGAAAGATCGTCGAGGAGCTGCGCGGTCCGTCGAGCGCGGCATGCCGGTCGGCCGGCCGGCAGCCGATCGACGTACGCGAGTTCGCCTCCGATCCGGAAGGCAGCCAGGCTTTGGTCGCCGGACAGGTCGACACCCAGGTCACCGACGCGGCGGTGGCGAAAGACGCGGTCGACCACTCCAGCGGCCGGCTGGCGATCACCAGTACGGAGCTGATCGCACCGGCCGTCGTCGGCATCGCGGTCGCCAAAGGCAACACCGCATTGCTGCGGGCACTCAGCAAGGCTCTTGACGGGCTGCGCAAATCCGGCGCGTACGATAAACTTCTCGCGCGATACAACCTGAAACCGGTCGATGAGAAGCTGGTCCGGCAGGTCCTCGGGTCGAGCAGGGCAAGCTCCGGATCGACCGGCTTCGACTGGCGCTACACGGTCGGCCTGTTCGCCAACCGCGACCTGTGGCAGGCCGCGCTGCTCGTCGTCGTGCTCGCGGTGCTCAGTTGGCTGCTGGCAACGGCTTTCGGCATGGTCGTCGCATTGATGCGGCGCTCGTCGATCGCGCCGCTGCGGTGGGTTTCCGGCGCGTACGTCTGGTTTTTCCGCAGTTTGCCGTTGCTGGTGTTGCTGATCTTCGTCTACAACGCGCCGCAGGTGGTGCCGGGCCTGCAACCGCTGCTCGGCAGTCCGTTCGTGGTCGGTGTGGTGGCGCTGGTCCTGAGCGAAACCGCTATATGGCGGAAATCCACCGCGGCGGCCTGA